GATtttgggtgtgggggtgggtCTCTATATCACATCTTGTCCCCCTGCTACATGTAGCCAGGGTGGACCTGTGTCTCCAGAGCATCCCCCTGTTGGTTCCCTGCCAGGTAGGTGGGAGGCAGGTAGGTGGGAGTTGATAAACATGGAGATGGAATAGGGAGCAGGAAAGAGCAATAGAGTTTGGGGCATTCAAATTTGGGGATAGGGTTTATCCTCATGGATAGGGATCAGGAGTTCCAGGGAGTATTGGGGCATATTTGGAAGGAAGATGAAATAAGGGCAACAGTACCCTTTCCCAATTACTAAGGGTTAATGTCCCATAGATGACAAGTGTCAGGGAAGTGCTGACCCTTCTGAATGACCTGCCTTATATTAACCTTTGGCCTACACTGCTGTCTTCAAGATCAGAGGTGAAAGGGGTGTAGTCTGTATCCAGCAGTCACAGATTAGATTGGTAGTATCTGACTGGCAACATGTAACATATCTTGGTTCTCTTCTTGTCAGGTGGTCATGAGAACTTTGCCAAAATGATTGATGAGGCGGAGGTGCTGGAGTTTCCCATGGTGGTGAAGAACACACGAGGTCACCGAGGTGGGTGCAGAGATGTGGGGAAGAGGTGTGTGGTGGTAACCAGCATTCCAGGGTTCCATGTGTGGTGAAgggaaaggatttgaagaggCTTTATGTTGGGGGTTAGACTTTGATTTCATTCTCTGTCTAAATCCTTCCAACTTCTGAATTGCTTCTGAGCATTGAACAGACTTCAAACTTGGGAGGCAGTTTTTAATACAGCTGGTAATTTGTTCAAGGAGCATAGAATAGAAATAACAGGGATCCTGCAtgtggtgcattggcagagctgtgtgaggagccaggactggaatagcagaagGTTTCTACAGCTTTTGATTGAGTGGCATGGTCACAACTGTGGAGAGAGGCTCCAGGACTTGGAATAATAGTGGAATTGAGGGGAAATTTCTAAATAGGTTTAAAAGACTACATCTCAGTTCAATGAACCTTaatatctttttctttctgcttaGCTTTGTCAATAGTTGCAAGGCAATAAGTACCAAACTGGACCTAAATTCTACAACAGGATTTCTGATTCTGTGACATTGGTGCAAATTCAGCAGCAGCTTCAAATAACTGAATAAGAACCTCATTTTTGTAATTTAAATGTTAAGTGTTAAATCCGTTTATCTTAATGTTAAATCAGTATATTATCAAATGAAGACAGGTGTAAACTGATGTTTCCACACAGGtgattgcaccaatttaactaaattaactttaaaaactgattttagttAGTGATGAAAGTTTCTTATGTAGCCAGAggcttagattctggagcatgATTATGCAGCAAAGGGTGAATTTCATATTTGTGGAATATGTGGGACCCAGGATTTTACTTGACACTATATGGTATTCTGCTGATTAGATCTACTAAATAAAATCAATTAGATAGCTTACAGCTATCAAatttcttctccttccccaaCCTGGACTTGCATAAACCCCTGTTTATAAGGGGTACTTTAAAACACACTTAATCCGGTGTGTCTGTTCAGTGCCGTTTCAGTGGCATGGATTCTTAGATGAAAAGCTTCCCCCTAAATACtttgaaattaaatacaaaagagCAGATAGCAAATGATATTTTAGAAAACAATGGCTTGCATGTTATATATGGTGAATAAATTTAACCACTCACACCTAAGGCCATTTGCAGTGCAATTTGCATCAGTGCAAATGGACACATCGTTTTTTATCAAAATGCCACACATCTCTGGTACCACATGATCCCACTGAAATAGGCAATTTCCTACCATCTTCCAAGTCCTCGTTTTTTTCATCCCCATTTTGGGAGCACAGCAGCTGTGAGAGTGGGGAAGTAGGGGATAAGAAGCAGCATGAGGAGAATGAGCTTAAGTGCTGTCTGGGACTGAGTAGGTGGTACCAGTACCATCTTAAATCCTTCAGAAGCAGAGCTCCATTATTGCTGTCTTTTGCAGCTCCATGTTATATAGGAGTCTTTTGCTACACAGACCCTAAGCCCTGAAGGAGCAGAGTCTGCTCATGTGGTACCCCCAACACAGTACTTCATCTCCTCTtccttctgcctttttttttttcttcattaaacGAAGCAGTTTATCAAGGGATTTTGTAATGCAGTAATGTTGCAGCATAATTCAGTGAAGCTCTGCCACATAAATTGGTGGTGCCTTACTGCAAAATGTAAATCTAATGTGCCACATAAAACAAGGGGTGTCAACAGAGGAGGAGAGCAAGTAAGAGGTAAGGCTGATGAAGGAAAGGAAATGAGTTGCAGAGTAGTGGAGTCTGTTCCAGAAGTGCCTTTCACAGACACCGGGGAGGTTACGTGGAGGGACTGGAAGTTTCTGTGAGGTGAGCTGAGGAAACAAGGTGAGGAGTAAAGAGAACACATCAGAGATTGGCTGAAGCAAGTCTTTAGAATAGTTTGCTGGCAAGGGGCATTGAATTTCTAAAGAATCAAGGTAGCCCTCTTTCACCAACTGTCAGGATGCCCCACAGGTTCTTATTTTTAGTGGAATAAGCTGCTGAAGTTGTCATTTTATCAGCTCCATCAGAGTCAGTCACAGTTACATTTCTTCTAAACCCTTATGCTCCATTGGACGTCTGTCACCCCAGTACTGGGTTGTTGTGGGTAGAGGGGTGCTGTTTTCCTCATGTATTATTATAAGGATTTTACAGCAGTGGACTTATGCCATAGCGTACTTCCTACAGTGCATCTGGGTAGAGTTCTAAGTTAACTTTGTTTTTATACCTTGAAGTTCCAGCTTTCTGCCTGAAATGGGGGAGAAGCACTGTGTGCTTCTCTCTGTGGTTTGtgactcctctcctctctcacCAGGCAACTGTCCCAAAAGGGGTGGGAGTTACAAGGCCCAGTTTCTCTATTAAAGAGCTTTTTTGACTGACTTACCGCCCTGACTGTCTCAGTACTTGGTacattcagcagcactgaagcagTTGAGTACTGATCTATACAGGAGAATGTGTAAAGGGATATAAAATATATCCAGCTCGTGAGGATaggtagggttttttttggagATTCTTCATGTGCTGAATCTATAACACAACACAAGACAAGTCTAGTGGTTCTTGCCCTCTTTCACCAGTCCCCACTCTCAATGTTTTCTCTTGGAACAGGCAAAGCTGTATTCCTGGCACGAGATAAGCACCATTTGGCAGACCTGAGCCATTTAATTCGTCATGAGGCCCCTTACCTGTTCCAGAAATATGTCAAGGAGTCCCATGGCAAGGATGTGCGTGTCATCGTGGTAGGCGGCCGCGTGGTGGGGACCATGCTGCGCTGCTCAACAGATGGAAGGATGCAGAGCAACTGCTCACTTGGTAGGAATGGCATTGTTTGTGGTCTTGATTGGAATTTGTGGAGCCCAATGGGAGATGAGTGGCAACCCCAATTTAAATGAGaagtttcacattttattttttattgattgatgtttattacagtaatgcctgGGGGCCACCTGAgaatgggaccccattgtgctaggaactgtacaaacatagaatgagacagtccctgccacaacGAGCTTATAGTCTAAACAGATAGGACAGTGTGGGAGAAAAAGCAGAGTGAATGATGCAATGgtggcaaatgtcatgttagtacCATGGTATTTTTGGTCTTTCAGTGGGGTTATATTAGAAGGGGATaagctagatcaggggttctcaaacttaattgcaccgtgacccccttctgacaacaaaaattactacaggacctcaggaggggggaccgaagcctgagtctgcccaagccctgccatcacagggggaggggaggcaaagcCAAAGCTCCACCTCCCCAGGCGCGGGGCTCAAAGCCGAaatccaagggcttcagccccaggcagggggcctgtaacctgagccccagcaAATTTaaaccagccctggcaaccccattaaaatggggctgcgccccacagtttgagaaccgctgagctaGATGGAAAGACACAGgaaaaaagggggtgggagggattggagcaaacCAACCAGCACAGGGGAGAGACTGTTCAGAGTGAAAACTGGAGAGAGCTGCCTGACATCAGTGTCTGTCAGCCCCTGCTTAAAGTGTTTAGTGCAGCTGCTGGACCAGCTTCAGTCTCTGACTGGCTTCTCCGTGCAATTTCTTCCCAAAGACACATGGCTCCTAGTGCCCTCaaagttggggggtgggagagaatgggtcctcccctgcacagttctgggtctggggAGTGCTGTGGAGGGAGAGTTGGCCCTGGCTGGGCCCCATTTTTACCTTCTCCTTCACATGCAGTACaacttcagttttcaaaatgttatGGGAGATCAAAAATGTTTGGATAATTGGGGAATTTTCAGTGTAACAGATACAAGGGGACATGACTGAGTTTGAGAGATGACTTGAGGAAAGGTGTTTCAGATAGAATGCTCAATCGCTTAATTCTTCCTaagatgctgagcatccacagTTCTCACTAAAGCCAGTGGGAGCTTTCAACATCAGGCCATTAGTGTATATGGCACACTAAAGCAAAGATCCCAAAGAGCTTGGCAAAACATGTGCACATACATGTCTGAAATCCAGATATACTTCTGAACACTTAcacacccaccactgaaatataGACATTCTGGGGCAGCTGTTTTAACATTAAACACAGTGCTATGTAATATTTTAGTACCGGAAATGAAGAACACTCTATACAATTGAAACTGCAAGGGGAATTGTAGGGAAACAAAATAACTGCTATCCAAGCTAGAATTCAACCTGGACACTGGAGTTAAGAAATCTGCAAAAGATTTTTAAAACGTTGGGTCAGCAGCACCcccttttgtttttttgggtggggtggAGAGACTGCTTTATACTGAGTAAAGGTGGCCTTAAAAGGTTTTTGTTAAATGTTTTATGACTTTTCACCTTGCAATATTTGGAATGCTATGTCTGGTCCTTCCTGGTCTTGTTCAAAGGCTTCTTAAGAGTGCTTAGAGATATATATTGGGAGCCCACACTTTGGCTTAAAGGGCGGGGTGCTAAATCTGCAACAAAGATGCCCTTTCTTTCAAATATTCATCAGGCATTTGAATTAAGTAAGGCATTGTTTgaactacagtggcacagctacagtgctgcagtTGTGTTTTTTGTGGTATCATactgtagatcaggggttcttaaactgggaGTTGGGATCCCttggggtcgcgaggttattatatggggggtcgtgagctgtcagcctacaccccaaaccccgctttgcatccagcatttataatggtgttaaatatattaaaaagtgtttttaatttgtaaggttGGGGTCGCACTaagaagcttgctatgtgaaagggatcagcagtacaaaagtttgagaaccactggtgtaaatgcTTCCTACGTCCACAGAAGGGGTTAGGTTGAGCTAACTATGTAGGACAGGATGCAAAATTTTTTGCAGCCCTcactgatgtagttaggtcaagcTAATTTTTAAGAATAGTCTGGCTtaaatgttaaaaagaaaaactcagcTGCTTAGCTTTCAGGCTTCTCTTTTGTGATGTCATATCACTAATTCTTCAGTTACCATAGTCTTCCAGGATAACGAAGGTCTGAGTAGCTAATAGGAGAAGCAAGCAATGCtctgaggtggggggcagagggatgaCACTGTCTCAGACCACCTTCTAACGGAACAAAGAAGCAAAACAGacacatggctttttttttttcttcttcgtcttcctttttttttttttttttttttttttaatttgcaggtCAACTTTAACACCCCTACAATTAAAAAATGTGTTGATATCCTTCCTGACCAAAAGTGGTCACACCCTTCCCAGCAGCACTCTGGATTTGCCTTGGATGTTTCCCATCCAAGAACTGAGCCATCCCTACCATGCTCAGCAGGTGACTTTTTTGACCAGATCTCAGCCTGAGGGCTGACCCTTATTTTCCCTTTTGCCAGGCGGTGTAGGGATGATGTGCTCACTGAGTGAACAAGGCAAGCAGCTGGCAGTCCAGGTGTCAAACATCCTGGGGATGGACGTGTGTGGCATCGACCTACTGATGAAAGATGATGGCTCGTTCTACGTCTGCGAGGCCAATGCAAATGTAGGTTTCATTGCCTTTGACAAGGCTTGTAATCTAGATGTAGCTGGTATCATAGCGGACTATGCcgcttctctccttccccccggtCGCTTGACGCGGCGTATGTCCTTGCTCTCTGTGGTGTCCACGGCCAGCGAGACTAGCGAGCCAGAGCTGGGCCCTCCAGCTAGTGCCGCTGTCGACAATATGAGTGCTAGCTCCAGCTCTGTCGACAGCGACCCTGAGACCACGGAGAGAGAGTTGCTCACCAAGCTCCCGGGGGCTTTATTCAACATGAACCAGCTACTAGCCAATGAGATCAAACTCCTTGTGGAATGATGCCACGTGTAAATACATGACCAACAAAACTCCtgtaaaattttttttaaaccaacttgCAATGCTGTTTATCAGAGAAGCTCAGGGAGATGAATGGAGTGGGGAGAGAATTAGTCAAGAGAGTGAGATTAAAAAGTGCATATTCTCTGATTGCTGCTCTTACTTTTTAATCCTGCAGAACATATGATTGGTTTCATTTTTTGGCAGCCAATCTCTAGTCCGTGATACCCAGTTCAAACCCACATGGGGATTTTATTTATGTGCAGCTGTGGTCCCAAGCTTATCGCAGAACACGTGTATTGATGGGGAGATATTACAGCACAATTCACACTTCTGGTTTTGGAATGCTATCTTGCAATTCTCCAACAGCATCTGTGAACTAATGCAGCTGTGAACTCTCTCCTACCTCTTTAAGAGCTTGATCTTGTGAATTGCTTGAGTGCCTTTAGTTTCCAAGAGAGCTGAGGGTGCTTAAGGTCTGatatttcaaaggtgctgagcatctgcagttccTATTCACGGAAGTGGGAGCTGTGAAAGTTCAGCATCTCTTAAAATTAGCCCATTGTGaccttgcaggatctggccttaaGTGATGGGACAGGAAACTTGAGCTTTCAGTACAAACCTGCGACTTCTGCCATCTCAGTATTAACTGGCATGTGTCCACAAAAATGTGTCCATATTTGTTTATAAAGCTTTTGAAGGGGAgatgttttttaaatttgtgttttttatcattttaaatccTGGGGCAGGTATGTAGAGGAATCAGTCATGTTCTCATTCATGGCAGAAGTGGCACGTTTTAACTATTTTTGCACGATTGGAGGAGATAAACAGCATTGTAATGTTTGGTGTACAAAATAATGTTTAATCCAATGTGAAAAAGAATTACACTAGTTTAAAACAAATGTGCATTGACTTGTATTTGTTAGTGTTTTAGTCTTTTTGAGAGAGAGATGCTATGTTaatgttccattttttttaatacatgctAGTCCAACACACCCTTCTCTATGCCTGCATCTTTAACAGGGGCCAAAGTGAGAACACCACAAACTATTTAACAAAACACTGACTTGAAGCCTGTAAatcattcttttatttttgtcGTTTTTTTCCGGGAAATGTGGTAGGGTGTGGAGGAGGGAAAAGGTTGGTTGAAACGTCGAGGACATTTAGGATAAAGGTGAAGTTCGTTCATTACCACTATCACTAGGCTTGTATTTTCCACATTGAAAATGTCTAAACTCTGATGTCAGCTGAGCTCCAAAGCATGGATCCAGGGGAAAAATACACAGTTCTTGGCTTTGGGAAACTatgcagcagatttaaaaaaaataaggctcagctagaataaaaatataaaaggccACAAGCAATGAATAGATGGATCCTGGACCCTGTGTATGTGTGCGTGCTTTGCTTTATTTCTTTTTGGTTTTGGGCTGTTCAGTTTCATTTTTTCAGGCTGATTGATTTTCTTTCCTCAGTCCTTCTGGCTGTGCATTTTCTCATTCAATTTGAGCAGTTTTGGGAAACAAAGAACCAAAACAGCAGTGTTGGGTCCATTTTGAAGtccccatcttcctcctcctcacctcctGCTTGTTCCTTCCCTCCTTCTGGGTTCATAAAGCACTGGaactatagatatagatatatatatagatagttATATAGAGATATATATATGCGCCtctttttagggaaaaaaatggTAAAACGTTTACGACTGAAAGATGGTTTTGTGAAAAGAGGGTTTGgagggggggttgtgtgtgtgcaatGCTGCTGTTATCTGGATACTTTAAAGGAGCATGTCCCATGTATCCGCTGAGGCTCTGCGCTTCCTACCCCTGTGGCCCCTCCTCACCTCTCCGCTGCTCTGCTGCTTTACCACTCGCTCGGATCTTAAACAAACACAACTCATGGACACTACGAAGAGAGACTTCAAGAGGCAATAAACAGAACAGTATTAACCTGCTTTCATGGAGGTTTGATCATGCTTATTtgtacagtttttttttaattttaaaaaggaatgtaATAATGAGGGTTTTTTGTAgaattaaatattattattaaaaacaagtGGAAGGTTGATTGTTGATGTTAGCTGATGGAGTGATCCAGATGATCCAGCAACAAAAGAAGTTTCAGCAGTCAAGGTCATCTCTGAGGTTTTATTTCTGAGCCTTCAAGTGCACAGATTATAACAAAAGAACACAAAGGTTTTCCCttgtataaaaaatcaaaacacCCCAGCACAGGTTACATCCAACCCAACTTTCTAGTTACTGGGTGGGAAAGCTCTGCCTCCTCACAGCTCTTCTCCCCTCATCTGCTTACTTAAGGAgctgttttttaaatagtgttCTGTATTCCCTTTGAGACCCTGACTGAGCCTGCAGTTTCCAACCCTACTTTAATATACACACTGTGAGCACCTGTGTGGGATATAAGTGAGGGAGGGCAGACAAGTCAACTCCATGCCAGCTGAAAGTAATCAGCTAGGGCCTCTGCACTACTGTCACAGTTAGTAAATATAACTTGTTGGAAAGAGGCTGGTAACAGCTATAGGATCTGAGCTGTCTTGAGTCCCCACATTGCTTGAGAGAATAAGGCTGTGGCAGCAGGGACTTGTTAATGCATCTCACCTTTAGAATTTCCTACTCACACTTCAGAGTAATACAAATTTGTGAAGTGGTACACATACTTTTATTCTGAAACACACAAGCAAATGGACTGAAGGGTATCATGTTGTGGCTGGCTCCCTTGTAATGAGATCCTCTTGTGCGATTGGTGCTTCTTTTGCAAGATTGGAGAAAAGTCTATGGGTAGTGCTTGTTATGGGGGAAGATCAGGAGTTAAAACTTTACATACATTCATGTAGACAGTAATACTTGATATTGCTCATGGAAAGCCTTGCTGAGGATTCAAAGCTTTGTCTATTTGAATCAATCTTGTATGTTCCTCTCCCCAACCTACCCATTGTCAGTGAGATGTATGGAGTGGGGAAGAAAAAATAGGTTTCACATGTAATACAACTAAAAAATCAAGCCTGTGCTAACTAAGAGATGTCTCCCATCACATTTAAACACTATACAGCTCAGCACTATGTGCTATGTTCTCTTCACTTCCACATCCTAAAGAACACTTTCCATACTCCAGTGCCTTAATAGAGCTAACATTACCTGTCATATTCTGCTTTGGAAGCTCATATTGGAAAGGAAACGTAATCAAGATAcactgaggggtttttttttttgttttttttaaagggctgatACAGATAATGATGGTGCATGAGTTAATATGTCTATTTTTttaagggaggggagagaaacttgAGTGAGCCAAGCAGAAACTTTTGTTTGCAGAAATAAGTTTAATTTAAACCTGATGGAATTTGTTATCCTGTTTTGTaagtgatttttttgggggggaagaagggtTGTGAATTTTTCTGCTGTGAGATTTGGTCACATGTTTACAATTCCTTGTTTACCATGTTTAATTCTAAATTGTCTGTATGGCTTTGTATattaagtatttttttaattttttgatgtgTTTTATAAAATCGCCCCTTTCTGGAATGCTACAATGCCTCATCTGTAACACATGATGGAAGAGTGACGCTCTGTATACACatggactattttttttttattttttattttttggtgttcCACCCCCTCCGAGCTATGTGGTCATGCTTTGATGGCTTTTCCACGCCTGCTTCACATTTGCAATCTTTCATGTGTGATATCTGCCCAGGAAACGCCTCTGGAACTACTGTGTATGTTGGCCAAAAAAAGAGGACATTTCTTCAAAAGTTGCACTGGACTTTTAAATCCAACCTGTGAAATCAGTAACTCTTTCTAAATCTCCTCTCTTCTTCCTCAAATGCAAAAAGCCCTGGTTGGTTAAATATGTAAGGGGCCTCACGGGCTTAGAGAGACTTTGCGAAAGCAACCCGTGCGTACAATATCTTTCTCATGGCTCACTCTTTTTGAGAAGGTTTATGGGCTTTATGGCTGGTGTGAGACACACGACCCACTCCTGTTCTCTCTATGGAATTGTAGGTGCTCAGACAGGTAACCTCTGCTGCTactgtttttttcttcatttttaatttttcactgtTCTAGGAATTCCTTTAAAATGTTAACATATTGCAGGATTTATAACCAAGTGTTTGCTGCCTTttcctttggttttgtttttcttttacgtCTCTCTTGACCTTGGAGAGTGTTCCGATGGCGGATCTTAGCCCACTGTTGGTAATCTCCAAACCCCTTGTGTTCCAATTTTCAGttgaaatgtttgggtttttttcatttgtttagaCCAATTTCACAAAGTGAAGTGTGGGTTTTGGGTGGGCATTGTAATTTTGTTTAACTGAAATTGTTCTATTTtgtgtgtattatttttttcttttaaaaaagatgtgTTCTAACAGTT
The Emys orbicularis isolate rEmyOrb1 chromosome 1, rEmyOrb1.hap1, whole genome shotgun sequence DNA segment above includes these coding regions:
- the RIMKLB gene encoding beta-citrylglutamate synthase B, whose translation is MCSSVAPRLWFLTDRRIREDYPQQEILRALKAKCCEEELDFRALVMDEVVLTIEHGNLGLRVNGELITAYPQVVVVRVPTPWVQSDSDITVLRHLEKMGCRLMNRPQAILNCVNKFWTFQELAGHGVPLPDTFSYGGHENFAKMIDEAEVLEFPMVVKNTRGHRGKAVFLARDKHHLADLSHLIRHEAPYLFQKYVKESHGKDVRVIVVGGRVVGTMLRCSTDGRMQSNCSLGGVGMMCSLSEQGKQLAVQVSNILGMDVCGIDLLMKDDGSFYVCEANANVGFIAFDKACNLDVAGIIADYAASLLPPGRLTRRMSLLSVVSTASETSEPELGPPASAAVDNMSASSSSVDSDPETTERELLTKLPGALFNMNQLLANEIKLLVE